Within the Polaribacter pectinis genome, the region TAGTTAATAATGCCGGCAAATTAATAAACAAACCTTTTACGGAATTAACTTCAGAAGATTTTTTAGAAGTATATAAAATAAATGTTTTTGCAGTAGCAGAATTAACAAAGAATTTAATTCCATTTTTACAAAAAGAGAGTCATGTTGTTACCGTTAGTTCTATGGGAGGAATTCAAGGAAGTATGAAGTTCCCTGGATTGGCTGCTTACAGTTCTGCAAAAGGGGCTGTTATTACATTATCAGAATTATTAGCAGAAGAATATAAAGAACAACAAATTGCATTTAATGTTTTAGCTTTAGGAGCTGTACAAACAGAAATGCTTGAAGAAGCTTTCCCTGGTTATAAAGCACCACTTTCTGCAACAGAAATGGCAGATTACATATACAATTTTGCGTTAACAGGAAACAAATTTTATAACGGAAAAGTGTTACAAGTTTCTTCTTCTACACCTTAAATTGCAAGAAAAAATTGAGTTTACATTATCAAGATTTCGTTCCAAAAAAAGCAATTCCTTTTATTCAATTTTTAATTGATGAGCATAATTTCACTTTAAAAATTGTAAATCAAAGGCAAACCAAACATGGAGATTTTAGAAGTTTGCCAAATGGCACGTTTCAAATTACAGTAAACAATAATTTAAACAAATATCAGTTTCTATTAACGTTAGTTCATGAAATTGCACATCACGTTACACATCAGAAATTTGGTAGAGTTCAGCCTCATGGCAAAGAATGGAAAACCGTTTTTCAGCACTTAATGCTGCCATTTTTACACCCAGAAATTTATCCGAAAGAAATATTACCATACCTAGCTAATTATTTAAAAAATCCAAAAGCAAGTACAGATGCAGATGTTAATTTATCGTTAGTTTTAAAAGGTAATGTGGCAGAAACCGGAAAGAACTTTATCTTTGATATTCCTTTTGGAAGTTTATTTATTTTTAAAAATACAATTTATAAAAGAGGAAATAAACGCAGAACAAGATTTGAATGTTTGAATATGAGCAACAAAAAAGTGTACTTATTCAATCAAAATGTAGAGATAGAAAGATATGACAAATAATAAAAATTACTACGCCGTAATTATGGCTGGTGGAGTTGGTTCTCGATTCTGGCCAATGAGCACAAGTTCTTTTCCAAAACAATTTCATGACATGCTAGGTGTTGGACAAAGTTTAATTCAACGTACTTTCGAAAGAATTAACGATTTAGTTCCTTCTAAAAACATATTAATTGCTACCAATGAACGTTATGAGGATTTGGTTTTAGAGCAGTTACCCAAAACATCAAAAAATCAACTATTACTAGAACCCGCAATGAGAAATACAGCTCCTTGTATTTTGTATGCAGCTTTAAAAATATACAACCAAAACCCAGATGCGGTAATTTTAGTTGCACCTTCTGATCATTGGATAGATGATGAACATGAATTTACCAAAAATATTAAAACTTCTTTTAATGCTTGTGCAGAGAAAGACATTTTAATGACATTAGGTATTCAACCAGATAATCCTAATACTGGTTATGGTTATATTCAGTTTGAAAAAGAAGCTTCACAAATAAAAAAGGTAAAAAACTTTACTGAAAAACCAAATTTAGAAACTGCTGAAAAGTTTTTAGAAAGTGGAGATTACCTATGGAATGCAGGAATTTTTGTTTGGTCTGCTAAAAGTATTATAAAAGCTTTTAAAAATTCTTTACCAGAAATGGTTGATACTTTAGATGATGGAAACAATGTGTATAATACAGATTTTGAAGATGATTTTATAAAAAATAATTACGAAAAATGTGAAAACATTTCTATTGATTTTGGAATCATGGAAAAAGCTAAAAATGTACATGTATTACCAGTAGATTTCGGGTGGAATGATTTAGGAACTTGGGGTTCTTTATACAATAAATTAGAAAAAGACGAAGCCAAAAATGCGGTAGTTGGTGCAAATACTATTTTTAGAGACGCCAATGGAAACATGATTAGAACACAATCTGGAAAGAAAGTTGTTATACAGGGTTTAAGTAATTATATTATTGTTGAAAAAGAAGATGTTCTTTTAATTTGTCCGAAGGAAAGTGAACAAGATATAAAACAAATTACAAAAGAAGTAAAAGATACTTTTGGTGATAAATTTGTGTAAAAAAAGAAAAGTTTATAAATAAAAAAGCCCCTTTTAATTAAGGAGCTTTTTTATTTATATTATGTTAATAATCTCTTCTAATAAAAAGAGTATCTAATTCCATTTCTTTCTGTAACCAATTTCTTAATTCTTTCTCTTTTGGTCTTATAATGCTGTCTTTCAATTTAGTATTCCACTTAATAGCTACAACAGGAATAGTATCAATTTTAATAAAATCTTTAGATGATAATTTTTGAGCAAAACTTATTTGCTCTATATCTATATATCTAATTTTAGCATCTTTAGCAATTCTACTAAAAGCAATTACTTTTTTATTTTTATTCAGGGCATCCTGTTCTATTCTATTATTTAAACTAGATATTGTCTCTTGTAAATCTGCAATTTGTTTATGTAAGCCTGCAATAATATTCTTACTTTCTTGAAGTTCTTCTCGCTTTTCTTTATAAGCAGTAGTTATTAATTCAAAACTTTTGGTATCACTTCCTTTAATTTTAATCTCAAAATCTTTAATTTTTTGATAATTAATATTATTGTTTAATTGATTTTTTAGAATATTTCTCTCACCTTCAGAAACTTCATTAAAAAAGTTTAGGCTAATTTCTTTTTTTTCAGTGTTGTAAGAATTATCCATCAATTGAAAATTAGGAATAGTTTTTACTTCATTTTTAATAAAATTATTAACCTGTGTTTTTACTTGATTTTCATTAAAAACACTTAAAAAAGTAAAAATTGCAGGAATCATTACTGCTAGACCAACAACTGTGGCAATGGTAGAATACCTTTTTCTTTTAGCCGCATTTGCATATTTATGCATTGGAAAACGTAAAAGCTTTAATACTAGAAAAGTTGCAAGGGCAATAAAAATGGTATTAATTGTAAACAAATACATAGCACCAAAAAAGTAAGCAAAATTACCTTTTGCTAAACCATAACCAGCTGTACATAAAGGTGGCATTAAGGCTGTTGCAATAGCAACTCCAAAAATTACAGAAGCAACAGTTCCTTTTTTAGTTCTTGCAACCATTAAAGCTAAACCACCAAAGAATGCAATTAAAACATCTCTAATATCTGGACTAACTCTACCTAATAACTCTGAATTATCTTCACTTAAGGGAAAGAAATAAAAGAATAAAAATGAAGCAAATAAACTTAAGCCAATCATTACACCTAAATTGGTTAATGATTTTTTAAAAGTATTAATATCGTTTAAAGCAAAAGACATTCCTATTCCTAAAATAGGCCCCATTAAAGGAGAAATTAACATAGCTCCAATAACAACAGCTGTTGAATTAGCATTTAACCCAATAGACGCCACAAAGACTGCGAAAATAAGAATCCATGCTGTAGCCCCCTTAAAAGGAATATCGGCTTTTATAGCCTCTATAGTAGCTTCTTGATCAGTATCATCTCTGAAATCGAAAAGTTCTATTAAAAATTTTTTAAGGTTTTCTACAAGTCCTTTTGCATCTTCTTGAATATTCTGCTTAGAATCTTCTGGTGGATGTGGCTTTATATTTTTCTCTATATCTTCTTCCATTCTTTACACTTTTAGAACATTGGAAAGATACAAAAAAAGATGTCTGAAAAATAATTTGATTTGTTATTGAAAAAATATTTCATCAATTTCTAACTTAAATTTTTGAGCTTTTTTATTTCCTATTAAAAAAGCAATTTGATCTATTTTATTGGAAGAAAAATCACCTATATTTAGCTTTACACCTCTAAAAGCTGGATACATTTCA harbors:
- a CDS encoding DUF389 domain-containing protein: MEEDIEKNIKPHPPEDSKQNIQEDAKGLVENLKKFLIELFDFRDDTDQEATIEAIKADIPFKGATAWILIFAVFVASIGLNANSTAVVIGAMLISPLMGPILGIGMSFALNDINTFKKSLTNLGVMIGLSLFASFLFFYFFPLSEDNSELLGRVSPDIRDVLIAFFGGLALMVARTKKGTVASVIFGVAIATALMPPLCTAGYGLAKGNFAYFFGAMYLFTINTIFIALATFLVLKLLRFPMHKYANAAKRKRYSTIATVVGLAVMIPAIFTFLSVFNENQVKTQVNNFIKNEVKTIPNFQLMDNSYNTEKKEISLNFFNEVSEGERNILKNQLNNNINYQKIKDFEIKIKGSDTKSFELITTAYKEKREELQESKNIIAGLHKQIADLQETISSLNNRIEQDALNKNKKVIAFSRIAKDAKIRYIDIEQISFAQKLSSKDFIKIDTIPVVAIKWNTKLKDSIIRPKEKELRNWLQKEMELDTLFIRRDY
- a CDS encoding mannose-1-phosphate guanylyltransferase; amino-acid sequence: MTNNKNYYAVIMAGGVGSRFWPMSTSSFPKQFHDMLGVGQSLIQRTFERINDLVPSKNILIATNERYEDLVLEQLPKTSKNQLLLEPAMRNTAPCILYAALKIYNQNPDAVILVAPSDHWIDDEHEFTKNIKTSFNACAEKDILMTLGIQPDNPNTGYGYIQFEKEASQIKKVKNFTEKPNLETAEKFLESGDYLWNAGIFVWSAKSIIKAFKNSLPEMVDTLDDGNNVYNTDFEDDFIKNNYEKCENISIDFGIMEKAKNVHVLPVDFGWNDLGTWGSLYNKLEKDEAKNAVVGANTIFRDANGNMIRTQSGKKVVIQGLSNYIIVEKEDVLLICPKESEQDIKQITKEVKDTFGDKFV
- a CDS encoding SprT-like domain-containing protein, which codes for MSLHYQDFVPKKAIPFIQFLIDEHNFTLKIVNQRQTKHGDFRSLPNGTFQITVNNNLNKYQFLLTLVHEIAHHVTHQKFGRVQPHGKEWKTVFQHLMLPFLHPEIYPKEILPYLANYLKNPKASTDADVNLSLVLKGNVAETGKNFIFDIPFGSLFIFKNTIYKRGNKRRTRFECLNMSNKKVYLFNQNVEIERYDK
- a CDS encoding SDR family NAD(P)-dependent oxidoreductase, with protein sequence MKNVVITGTSRGIGFELAKMFAKNDCRVLALSRNTKPLDDFNHKNITTISVDLSLAEDIKKAVSFVNSNWKKVDILVNNAGKLINKPFTELTSEDFLEVYKINVFAVAELTKNLIPFLQKESHVVTVSSMGGIQGSMKFPGLAAYSSAKGAVITLSELLAEEYKEQQIAFNVLALGAVQTEMLEEAFPGYKAPLSATEMADYIYNFALTGNKFYNGKVLQVSSSTP